A genomic stretch from Serratia entomophila includes:
- a CDS encoding LysR family transcriptional regulator, whose product MNWDDARFFLAVARCGTLRKAANELHVDQATVGRRIAAFEEALGSKLFIRTPKSFCLSPLGEEMLADVMNMENAVQAIGRKATSGDDSLRGNVRIATTDTMAEAFIIPALKQLREQYPLITVTLLTAVNISDISYRGADLAIRGARPDSDELIIKRMATIEMGLYATQSYLDKHGMPTQGNHLRGHDLLMFPRELVPRHWNDFCGETLLDPNVVLQCNSQLLLRSATRNGLGIGLLSAFLADKDPDLVRIFPENKDWVDIWLVLHPDLQRAARVRAVVQALETSFENPQG is encoded by the coding sequence ATGAATTGGGATGATGCACGCTTCTTTCTGGCCGTCGCGCGCTGCGGCACCTTAAGGAAGGCCGCCAATGAGCTGCACGTCGACCAGGCTACCGTCGGGCGGCGCATCGCCGCCTTCGAAGAGGCGCTGGGCTCGAAACTCTTTATCCGCACGCCGAAATCCTTCTGCCTCAGCCCGCTGGGCGAGGAGATGCTGGCCGACGTAATGAACATGGAAAACGCGGTGCAGGCGATTGGCCGCAAGGCCACCAGCGGCGACGACAGCCTGCGCGGCAACGTGCGCATCGCCACCACCGACACCATGGCCGAAGCTTTCATCATTCCGGCATTGAAACAGCTGCGGGAACAGTATCCGCTGATCACCGTCACGCTGCTGACGGCAGTCAATATCTCCGATATCTCTTATCGCGGCGCCGATCTGGCGATCCGTGGCGCACGCCCGGATTCCGATGAGCTGATCATCAAGCGCATGGCCACCATCGAAATGGGGCTGTATGCGACCCAAAGCTATCTCGACAAGCACGGCATGCCGACCCAGGGCAATCATCTGCGCGGTCATGATTTGCTGATGTTCCCGCGTGAGCTGGTGCCGCGCCACTGGAACGATTTTTGCGGCGAAACGCTTCTCGACCCCAACGTGGTGCTGCAGTGCAATTCGCAGCTGCTGCTGCGCTCGGCCACCCGCAATGGGTTAGGCATCGGCCTGCTCTCCGCCTTCCTGGCGGACAAGGATCCGGACCTGGTGCGCATCTTCCCGGAGAATAAGGACTGGGTGGATATCTGGCTGGTGCTGCACCCCGATCTGCAGCGCGCCGCCCGGGTGCGCGCGGTGGTGCAGGCGCTGGAGACTTCGTTTGAAAACCCTCAGGGCTGA
- the nuoN gene encoding NADH-quinone oxidoreductase subunit NuoN, with product MTITPQQLIALLPLLIVGLTVVVVMLGIAWRRDHFINATLTVIGLNLALLSLYFVGQAGPMDVTPLLRVDGYSMFYTGLVLLASLATCTFAYPWLVGYPDNREEFYLLVLIAAMGGILLASANHLASLFIGIELISLPLFGLVGYAYRQKRPLEAAIKYMLLSAAASSFLLFGMALLYAESGDLSLAGLGKSLQENMMHQPLILAGMGMMIVGLGFKLSLVPFQLWTPDVYQGAPAPVSTFLATASKIAIFAVVMRLFLYAPAADSEALRLVLSIIAFCSILFGNLMAISQTNIKRLLGYSSIAHLGYLLVALIAVQTHQLSLETAGVYLAGYLFSSLGAFGVVSLMSSPYRGPDADSLFSYRGLFWHKPILSAVMTVMMLSLAGIPMTLGFIGKFFVIAMGVSAHLWWLTGAVVVGSAIGLYYYLRVTVSLFLSAPESLQRDTPNNWALTAGGVVVLISAALVLLLGVYPQPLITLVQMAQPMF from the coding sequence ATGACAATAACTCCTCAACAACTGATCGCACTGTTGCCGCTGTTGATCGTCGGATTGACGGTGGTGGTTGTGATGCTAGGCATTGCGTGGCGACGCGACCACTTTATCAACGCCACCCTGACAGTGATCGGTCTCAACCTGGCGCTGCTTTCGCTGTACTTTGTCGGCCAGGCCGGCCCAATGGACGTCACCCCGCTGCTGCGGGTTGACGGTTACTCGATGTTCTATACCGGGCTGGTGCTGCTGGCGAGTCTGGCGACCTGTACCTTCGCCTACCCATGGCTGGTCGGTTACCCGGACAACCGCGAAGAGTTCTACCTGCTGGTGCTGATCGCCGCCATGGGTGGCATTCTGCTGGCGAGCGCCAACCATCTGGCCTCGCTGTTCATCGGTATCGAACTGATCTCGCTGCCGCTGTTCGGCCTGGTGGGCTATGCCTACCGCCAGAAACGTCCGCTGGAAGCCGCCATCAAGTACATGCTGCTGTCCGCCGCCGCCTCGTCATTCCTGCTGTTCGGCATGGCGCTGCTGTACGCTGAGTCCGGCGACCTGTCGCTGGCCGGCCTGGGCAAAAGCCTGCAGGAAAACATGATGCACCAGCCGCTGATCCTGGCCGGCATGGGCATGATGATCGTCGGTCTGGGCTTCAAGCTGTCGCTGGTGCCGTTCCAACTGTGGACGCCGGACGTGTATCAGGGGGCGCCTGCGCCGGTCTCGACCTTCCTGGCCACCGCCAGCAAGATTGCGATCTTCGCGGTAGTGATGCGCCTGTTCCTGTACGCCCCGGCGGCCGACAGCGAGGCGCTGCGCCTGGTGCTGTCGATCATCGCGTTCTGTTCTATCCTGTTCGGCAACCTGATGGCCATCAGCCAGACCAACATCAAGCGTCTGCTGGGTTACTCGTCTATCGCTCACCTGGGTTATCTGCTGGTGGCGCTGATTGCGGTGCAAACGCATCAGCTGTCGCTGGAAACCGCCGGGGTTTACCTGGCCGGTTACCTGTTCAGCAGCCTGGGCGCGTTCGGCGTGGTCAGCCTGATGTCCAGCCCGTACCGCGGGCCGGATGCGGATTCGCTGTTCTCCTACCGCGGCCTGTTCTGGCATAAGCCAATCCTGTCTGCGGTGATGACGGTGATGATGCTGTCGCTGGCCGGTATCCCGATGACTCTGGGCTTTATCGGCAAGTTCTTCGTGATTGCGATGGGCGTCAGCGCGCACCTGTGGTGGCTGACCGGCGCGGTTGTGGTGGGCAGTGCGATTGGCCTGTACTACTATCTGCGCGTAACCGTCAGCCTGTTCCTCAGCGCGCCGGAATCGCTGCAGCGCGATACCCCGAACAACTGGGCGTTGACCGCCGGCGGCGTGGTGGTGTTGATCTCCGCGGCGCTGGTGCTGCTGCTGGGGGTTTATCCGCAACCGCTGATTACCCTGGTGCAGATGGCACAGCCGATGTTCTGA
- the nuoM gene encoding NADH-quinone oxidoreductase subunit M, whose translation MLLPWLILIPFIGGLLCWQLERFGTKVPRWIALIAMGLTLALSLQLWLQGGYTLTTPKGIPQWQSEFLLPWIPRFGISIHLALDGLSLLMVVLTGLLGVLAILCSWREIQKYQGFFHLNLLWILGGVIGVFLAIDMFLFFFFWEMMLVPMYFLIALWGHKASDGKTRITAATKFFIYTQASGLVMLIAILGLVFVHYNATGVWTFDYEDLLQTPMSHNVQYLLMLGFFIAFAVKMPVVPLHGWLPDAHSQAPTAGSVDLAGILLKTAAYGLLRFSLPLFPEASHEFAPIAMWLGVIGIFYGAWMAFAQTDIKRLIAYTSVSHMGFVLIAIYTGSQLAYQGAVIQMIAHGLSAAGMFIICGQLYERLHTRDMRQMGGLWGRIKYIPALSLFFAVATLGMPGTGNFVGEFMILFGSYQVVPVITVISTFGLVFASVYSLIMMQRAYYGKAKSDQPLPGMTARELFIILLLVVLLVLLGFYPQPILDTSHAAMSNVQHWFGSSVSAISTTRP comes from the coding sequence ATGCTATTACCTTGGCTAATTCTTATCCCCTTTATCGGCGGTCTGCTGTGCTGGCAGCTGGAGCGCTTCGGTACAAAGGTGCCGCGCTGGATAGCGTTGATCGCAATGGGGCTGACGTTGGCGCTTTCTCTGCAGCTGTGGTTGCAGGGTGGCTACACATTGACCACGCCGAAAGGCATTCCGCAATGGCAGAGCGAGTTCCTGTTGCCGTGGATCCCGCGCTTTGGCATTTCCATCCACCTGGCGCTGGACGGCCTGTCGCTGCTGATGGTGGTGCTGACCGGCCTGCTGGGCGTGCTGGCGATCCTCTGTTCCTGGCGTGAAATCCAGAAATATCAGGGCTTCTTCCACCTCAACCTGCTGTGGATCCTGGGCGGCGTTATCGGCGTGTTCCTCGCCATCGACATGTTCCTGTTCTTCTTCTTCTGGGAAATGATGTTGGTGCCGATGTACTTCCTGATAGCCCTGTGGGGTCACAAGGCGTCGGACGGTAAAACCCGCATCACCGCGGCCACCAAGTTCTTCATCTACACCCAGGCCAGCGGTCTGGTGATGTTGATTGCGATCCTGGGCCTGGTGTTCGTGCACTACAACGCCACCGGCGTGTGGACCTTCGATTACGAAGACCTGCTGCAAACCCCGATGTCCCATAACGTGCAGTATCTGCTGATGCTGGGCTTCTTCATCGCCTTCGCGGTGAAAATGCCGGTGGTGCCGCTGCATGGCTGGCTGCCTGACGCGCACAGCCAGGCGCCGACCGCCGGTTCCGTCGATCTGGCGGGGATCTTGCTGAAAACCGCGGCCTACGGCCTGCTGCGTTTCAGCCTGCCGCTGTTCCCGGAAGCTTCGCACGAGTTTGCGCCAATCGCCATGTGGCTGGGCGTGATCGGCATCTTCTACGGCGCCTGGATGGCGTTCGCGCAGACCGACATCAAGCGTCTGATCGCCTACACCTCGGTTTCTCACATGGGCTTCGTGCTGATCGCCATCTACACCGGTAGCCAGCTGGCTTACCAGGGGGCGGTGATCCAGATGATCGCGCACGGCCTGTCCGCCGCCGGCATGTTCATCATCTGCGGCCAGCTGTACGAGCGTCTGCATACTCGCGACATGCGTCAGATGGGCGGCCTGTGGGGGCGTATCAAGTACATTCCCGCGCTGTCGCTGTTCTTCGCCGTGGCGACGCTGGGGATGCCGGGCACCGGTAACTTCGTCGGTGAGTTCATGATCCTGTTCGGCAGCTACCAGGTGGTGCCGGTGATCACCGTGATCTCTACCTTCGGTCTGGTGTTTGCTTCGGTTTACTCGTTGATCATGATGCAGCGCGCCTACTACGGCAAAGCCAAATCTGACCAACCGTTGCCGGGCATGACCGCGCGCGAACTGTTCATCATTCTGCTGTTGGTGGTGTTGCTGGTTCTGCTGGGGTTCTACCCGCAGCCGATTCTGGATACTTCACATGCGGCGATGAGCAACGTGCAACACTGGTTTGGTTCGTCAGTTTCAGCAATTTCAACAACAAGGCCGTAA
- the nuoL gene encoding NADH-quinone oxidoreductase subunit L has protein sequence MNLLYLTILLPLIGFLLLAFSRGRWSENTSATVGVGSIGLAALVTVHVAMDFFAQKAAGVQLFEQSLWTWMSVGNFNIGVTLTLDGLSLTMLSVVTGVGFFIHMFASWYMRGEEGYSRFFAYTNLFIASMVVLVLADNLLLMYLGWEGVGLCSYLLIGFYYKDPANGAAAMKAFIVTRVGDVFLAFALFILYNELGTLNIRELMILAPQKLAVGDTAITWATLMLLGGAVGKSAQLPLQTWLADAMAGPTPVSALIHAATMVTAGVYLIARTHGLFLMAPEVLHLVGIVGAVTLLLAGFAALVQTDIKRVLAYSTMSQIGYMFLALGVQAWDAAIFHLMTHAFFKALLFLSSGSVILACHHEQNIFKMGGLRKSIPLVYVCFLVGGAALSALPLITAGFFSKDEILAGAMANGHINLMIAGLVGAFMTSLYTFRMIFIVFHGEEKIKAHAGKGITHHLPLLVLLVLSTFVGAMIVPPLQGVLPDTTELAHGSVLQLEIASGVVAIVGILLAAALWLGKRSLVTRIANSAPGRFFSTWWFHAWGFDWLYDKVFVKPYLGIAKLLQRDPLNSLMNLPAIFSRWGNRGLTVSENGQVRWYIASMGVGAVVVLALLILV, from the coding sequence ATGAACCTATTATATTTAACAATTCTGCTACCGCTGATCGGGTTCCTGCTGTTGGCATTTTCCCGCGGTCGCTGGTCCGAGAACACCTCGGCAACCGTCGGCGTGGGCTCTATCGGCCTGGCTGCGCTGGTGACGGTTCATGTGGCGATGGACTTCTTCGCCCAGAAGGCCGCCGGCGTACAGCTGTTCGAACAAAGCCTGTGGACCTGGATGTCGGTCGGCAATTTCAATATCGGCGTAACCCTGACGCTGGACGGCCTGTCGCTGACCATGCTGTCGGTAGTGACCGGCGTCGGCTTCTTCATCCACATGTTCGCCTCCTGGTACATGCGCGGTGAAGAGGGCTACTCGCGCTTCTTCGCCTACACCAACCTGTTTATCGCCAGCATGGTGGTATTGGTGCTGGCGGACAACCTGTTGCTGATGTACCTGGGTTGGGAAGGCGTGGGCCTGTGCAGCTACCTGCTGATCGGTTTCTACTACAAGGATCCGGCCAACGGCGCGGCGGCGATGAAAGCCTTCATCGTGACCCGCGTCGGCGACGTGTTCCTGGCGTTCGCGCTGTTCATTCTCTACAACGAGCTGGGCACCCTGAACATCCGTGAACTGATGATCCTGGCACCGCAAAAGCTGGCGGTAGGGGATACGGCCATCACCTGGGCGACCCTGATGCTGCTGGGCGGCGCGGTCGGTAAATCGGCGCAGCTGCCGTTGCAAACCTGGCTGGCGGACGCGATGGCGGGCCCAACGCCGGTTTCCGCTCTGATCCACGCGGCGACCATGGTGACCGCGGGCGTTTACCTGATTGCCCGCACGCACGGCCTGTTCCTGATGGCGCCGGAAGTGCTGCACCTGGTGGGCATCGTCGGTGCGGTGACCCTGCTGCTGGCCGGCTTCGCCGCGCTGGTGCAGACCGACATCAAACGCGTGCTCGCTTACTCCACCATGAGCCAGATTGGCTACATGTTCCTGGCGCTGGGCGTGCAGGCGTGGGACGCGGCGATCTTCCACCTGATGACCCACGCGTTCTTCAAGGCGCTGCTGTTCCTGTCGTCCGGTTCGGTGATCCTGGCCTGCCACCACGAGCAGAACATCTTCAAGATGGGCGGCCTGCGCAAGAGCATCCCGCTGGTTTACGTCTGCTTCCTGGTGGGCGGCGCGGCGCTGTCGGCCTTGCCGCTGATTACCGCCGGCTTCTTCAGTAAGGATGAGATCCTGGCGGGCGCGATGGCCAACGGCCACATCAACCTGATGATTGCCGGTCTGGTCGGTGCGTTCATGACCTCGCTGTACACCTTCCGCATGATTTTCATCGTGTTCCACGGCGAAGAGAAAATCAAAGCGCATGCCGGTAAAGGCATCACTCACCACCTGCCGCTGCTGGTTCTGCTGGTGCTGTCCACCTTCGTCGGCGCGATGATCGTGCCGCCGCTGCAGGGCGTACTGCCGGACACCACCGAGCTGGCGCACGGCAGCGTGCTGCAGCTGGAGATCGCTTCCGGCGTGGTGGCTATCGTCGGCATCCTGCTGGCGGCCGCACTGTGGCTGGGCAAACGCAGCCTGGTCACCCGCATCGCCAACAGCGCGCCGGGCCGCTTCTTCTCGACCTGGTGGTTCCATGCCTGGGGCTTCGACTGGCTGTACGACAAAGTCTTCGTCAAACCTTATCTGGGCATTGCGAAGCTGTTGCAGCGCGATCCGCTGAACTCGCTGATGAACCTGCCGGCCATCTTCTCCCGCTGGGGGAACCGTGGCCTGACGGTGAGCGAGAACGGCCAGGTGCGTTGGTATATAGCGTCTATGGGTGTGGGTGCAGTGGTCGTATTGGCTCTGTTGATTTTGGTTTAA
- the nuoK gene encoding NADH-quinone oxidoreductase subunit NuoK — protein MIPLQHGLILAAILFVLGLTGLLVRRNLLFMLISLEVMINAAALAFIVAGSYWGQADGQVMYILAISLAAAEASIGLALLLQLYRRRHTLNIDTVSEMRG, from the coding sequence ATGATCCCTCTTCAACACGGCCTGATCCTGGCGGCTATCCTGTTTGTGCTCGGGCTGACCGGGCTGCTGGTGCGCCGCAACCTGCTGTTTATGCTGATCAGTCTGGAAGTGATGATCAACGCCGCGGCGTTGGCGTTTATCGTGGCGGGAAGCTATTGGGGCCAGGCGGACGGGCAGGTGATGTACATCCTGGCGATCAGCCTGGCGGCAGCCGAGGCCAGTATCGGCCTGGCGCTGTTGCTGCAGCTCTACCGTCGTCGTCATACCCTGAATATTGATACTGTCAGTGAGATGCGCGGATGA
- the nuoJ gene encoding NADH-quinone oxidoreductase subunit J, whose protein sequence is MEIAFYLAGLIAVVATIRVITHTNPVHALLYLIVSLLAISAVFFSLGAYFAAALEIIVYAGAIMVLFVFVVMMLNLGNVQQQERDWMKPTVWIGPGLMSLALLVVLIIAIRSVSDQGISGEMVDAKAVGISLFGPYVLAVELASMLLLAGLVVAFHIGREHKPGEVLSNAPASGEMARRKSEEQA, encoded by the coding sequence ATGGAAATTGCATTTTATCTGGCAGGTTTGATTGCGGTGGTCGCGACGATCCGCGTGATCACCCATACCAACCCTGTACATGCGCTGCTGTATCTGATCGTCTCGTTGTTGGCGATCTCGGCAGTTTTCTTCTCCCTCGGCGCCTACTTTGCCGCCGCGCTGGAAATCATCGTTTATGCGGGCGCCATCATGGTGTTGTTCGTGTTCGTGGTGATGATGCTGAACCTCGGCAACGTGCAGCAGCAAGAACGCGACTGGATGAAGCCGACGGTGTGGATCGGGCCTGGCCTGATGTCGCTGGCGTTGCTGGTGGTGCTGATTATCGCTATCCGCAGCGTATCCGATCAGGGTATCAGCGGCGAGATGGTGGACGCGAAGGCGGTAGGCATCAGCCTGTTCGGTCCTTACGTGTTGGCGGTTGAGCTGGCTTCAATGCTGCTGTTGGCGGGTCTGGTTGTCGCCTTCCATATCGGCCGTGAGCATAAGCCTGGCGAGGTGCTGAGCAACGCGCCGGCGAGTGGCGAAATGGCGAGAAGAAAATCGGAGGAGCAAGCATGA
- the nuoI gene encoding NADH-quinone oxidoreductase subunit NuoI produces the protein MTLKELLVGFGTQVRSIWMIGMHAFAKRETQMYPEEPVYLPPRYRGRIVLTRDPDGEERCVACNLCAVACPVGCISLQKAEQKDGRWYPEFFRINFSRCIFCGLCEEACPTTAIQLTPDFELGEYKRQDLVYEKEDLLISGPGKYPEYNFYRMAGMAIDGKAKGEAENEAKPIDVKGLLP, from the coding sequence ATGACATTGAAAGAGTTATTGGTTGGTTTCGGCACCCAGGTGCGCAGCATTTGGATGATTGGCATGCATGCCTTCGCCAAGCGCGAAACCCAGATGTATCCGGAAGAACCGGTTTACCTGCCGCCGCGCTACCGCGGCCGCATCGTGCTGACGCGCGATCCGGACGGCGAAGAGCGCTGCGTCGCCTGTAACCTGTGTGCGGTTGCCTGCCCGGTCGGCTGTATCTCGCTGCAAAAAGCAGAACAGAAAGACGGCCGTTGGTATCCGGAATTCTTCCGCATCAACTTCTCGCGCTGCATCTTCTGCGGCCTGTGCGAAGAAGCTTGCCCGACCACCGCTATCCAGCTGACGCCGGATTTCGAACTGGGCGAGTACAAGCGTCAGGATCTGGTGTACGAAAAAGAAGATCTGTTGATCTCGGGGCCGGGTAAATATCCGGAATATAACTTCTACCGGATGGCCGGTATGGCGATTGACGGCAAAGCCAAGGGCGAAGCCGAAAACGAAGCCAAACCGATCGACGTCAAAGGTCTGTTGCCCTAA
- the nuoH gene encoding NADH-quinone oxidoreductase subunit NuoH, with protein MSWFTPEVIDILIAILKAVVILLVVVACGAFMSFGERRLLGLFQNRYGPNRVGWGGSLQLVADMIKMFFKEDWVPRFSDRVIFTLAPMIAFTSLLLAFAIVPVSPTWAVSDLNIGILFFLMMAGLAVYAVLFAGWSSNNKYSLLGAMRASAQTLSYEVFIGLSLMGVVMQADSFNMQAIVESQAHVWNVIPQFFGFVTFAIAGVAVCHRHPFDQPEAEQELADGYHIEYSGMKFGLFFVGEYIGIVTVSALIVTLFFGGWQGPFLPPFIWFALKTAFFMMMFILIRAALPRPRYDQVMSFGWKVCLPLTLLNLLATAAVILYNAQ; from the coding sequence ATGAGCTGGTTTACCCCTGAGGTGATCGACATTCTGATCGCCATTCTTAAAGCGGTAGTGATCCTGCTGGTGGTCGTGGCCTGCGGCGCATTCATGAGCTTCGGCGAACGCCGTCTGCTCGGCCTGTTCCAGAACCGCTACGGACCTAACCGCGTCGGCTGGGGCGGCTCGCTGCAGCTGGTCGCCGACATGATCAAAATGTTCTTCAAGGAAGACTGGGTACCGAGATTCTCCGACCGGGTGATCTTCACCCTGGCGCCGATGATCGCCTTTACTTCCCTGTTGCTGGCATTCGCCATCGTGCCGGTCAGCCCGACCTGGGCGGTGTCCGATCTCAACATCGGTATTTTGTTCTTCCTGATGATGGCCGGCCTGGCGGTATACGCCGTGCTGTTCGCCGGTTGGTCGAGCAACAACAAATACTCGCTGTTGGGCGCGATGCGCGCCTCCGCGCAAACCCTGAGCTATGAAGTGTTCATCGGCCTGTCGCTGATGGGCGTGGTGATGCAGGCTGACTCGTTCAACATGCAGGCCATCGTTGAATCTCAGGCGCACGTCTGGAACGTCATTCCGCAGTTCTTCGGCTTCGTGACCTTTGCGATTGCCGGGGTTGCGGTGTGTCACCGCCACCCGTTTGACCAACCGGAAGCCGAGCAGGAACTGGCCGACGGTTACCACATCGAATATTCCGGCATGAAGTTCGGTCTGTTCTTCGTGGGGGAATACATCGGTATCGTCACCGTGTCCGCCCTGATTGTGACGTTGTTCTTCGGCGGCTGGCAGGGTCCGTTCCTGCCGCCATTCATCTGGTTCGCACTGAAAACGGCCTTCTTCATGATGATGTTCATTCTGATTCGTGCTGCCTTGCCGCGCCCGCGCTACGACCAGGTGATGTCTTTCGGCTGGAAAGTGTGCCTGCCGCTGACGCTGCTGAACCTGCTGGCAACCGCCGCGGTCATTTTGTACAACGCTCAATAA